From the genome of Meiothermus sp. CFH 77666, one region includes:
- a CDS encoding IclR family transcriptional regulator, with protein sequence MREAPLESSPATSVEGAQTLLRGLSLLEKVAEGVHDLESLARTLALHKSTAHRILSALVAAGYLRHEPRRGYHLGPKLIRLGFRAYNQLHLPALARAHLERLRNATRETVHLAILDNREVVYIEKIPGKRELQLASQIGARFPAQSTALGKALLAWLPKEHQQAIFVPGLKRTEQSIVTWPLFEAELEHTRTRGYALDLEENEVGVRCVAAPIFNGNGEPVAAVSISTAALYLPEERIPEVAQQVIETAKRISRELGG encoded by the coding sequence ATGCGCGAAGCGCCACTCGAGTCTAGCCCGGCCACAAGCGTAGAGGGTGCCCAGACCCTGTTACGGGGACTCTCGCTATTGGAAAAGGTGGCCGAGGGCGTTCACGACCTGGAAAGCCTTGCCCGCACCCTAGCGTTACACAAAAGTACCGCTCACCGTATTCTGAGCGCCTTAGTAGCGGCAGGATATCTACGCCACGAACCCCGCCGGGGCTATCATCTGGGCCCCAAGCTGATCCGCTTGGGCTTCCGCGCCTACAACCAACTCCATCTGCCCGCCTTGGCTAGGGCCCACCTCGAGCGCTTGCGCAACGCAACACGCGAGACCGTTCACCTGGCCATCCTGGACAACCGGGAGGTGGTCTACATCGAAAAGATACCAGGCAAACGAGAGTTGCAGCTTGCCTCTCAGATAGGCGCCCGCTTTCCCGCCCAGTCTACCGCCCTAGGCAAAGCCTTGCTGGCCTGGCTGCCTAAAGAGCACCAACAAGCGATCTTTGTGCCCGGCCTGAAGCGCACCGAGCAAAGCATAGTCACGTGGCCGCTATTCGAGGCCGAACTGGAACACACGCGAACCCGGGGCTACGCCCTTGACCTAGAGGAAAACGAAGTAGGGGTGCGCTGTGTGGCCGCCCCCATCTTTAACGGCAACGGCGAACCAGTGGCCGCTGTCAGCATCTCCACCGCCGCGCTCTACCTGCCCGAAGAGCGCATTCCTGAAGTGGCCCAGCAGGTAATCGAAACCGCAAAACGCATCAGCCGCGAGCTTGGAGGATAA
- a CDS encoding C4-dicarboxylate TRAP transporter substrate-binding protein — translation MLRFLVSLAFLSLALVWGAPTYTLRYNHVLGPGHPYHAALQQWAQRVSERTNGDLQILVFHSAQLGVEEDIIEQLRQGVPVGQNTDGARLGNYVREFGVFNGPYFVDNYQTVERLLRLPVVQTWVDRLANQYGIRVLCFNWVQGYRHFMTNRPVRSPQDLQGLRIRTPPAPVWQESVRALGATPVALPFGEIYSALQQRAIDGAELVYANIPDMSLWEVVRYVNETKHFLLINFQVVGEAWFRRLPLGYRNILTEECRRAGQAVSRQIEENEARIKQEIQRRGMIIVSDINLAPFQQAGLSAYQRLGIFEVRRLIYSQLGLAR, via the coding sequence ATGCTTAGGTTTTTGGTGAGTTTGGCGTTCTTATCGCTGGCTTTGGTCTGGGGTGCGCCCACCTACACGTTGCGTTACAACCACGTACTGGGGCCAGGCCATCCCTATCACGCGGCCTTACAACAATGGGCCCAGCGGGTTTCTGAACGAACCAACGGCGACTTGCAGATCCTGGTTTTCCACAGCGCTCAGCTTGGGGTAGAAGAGGACATCATTGAGCAGTTGCGCCAGGGGGTTCCAGTAGGGCAGAACACCGATGGGGCCAGGCTGGGCAACTATGTGCGAGAGTTTGGGGTTTTCAACGGGCCTTACTTTGTGGACAACTATCAGACGGTTGAACGGTTGCTGCGCCTCCCGGTTGTTCAGACCTGGGTTGACCGGTTGGCCAATCAGTATGGTATCCGGGTGCTTTGCTTCAACTGGGTGCAAGGCTATCGCCATTTTATGACCAACCGCCCTGTTCGCTCTCCTCAAGACCTACAAGGACTGCGCATCCGCACGCCACCAGCACCGGTTTGGCAGGAGTCGGTGCGAGCCTTAGGTGCTACGCCCGTAGCCCTGCCCTTTGGTGAGATCTACAGCGCCTTGCAGCAGCGAGCCATTGACGGAGCGGAGCTGGTTTACGCCAACATCCCCGACATGAGCCTGTGGGAAGTGGTTCGTTATGTGAACGAGACTAAGCACTTCCTGCTTATCAACTTCCAAGTGGTGGGTGAAGCTTGGTTCCGTCGTTTGCCGTTGGGCTACCGTAACATCCTCACCGAAGAGTGTCGCCGCGCCGGTCAGGCTGTTTCTCGGCAGATCGAAGAAAATGAGGCCCGCATCAAACAGGAAATCCAGCGCCGCGGTATGATTATCGTAAGCGATATCAACCTGGCGCCTTTCCAGCAGGCTGGGCTTTCGGCCTACCAGAGACTGGGCATCTTTGAAGTGCGCAGGCTCATTTACAGCCAGCTTGGTCTGGCGCGTTAG
- a CDS encoding TRAP transporter small permease, whose amino-acid sequence MEKSSRTLGESWVRLEEGLAQTFLALTVAVVFLGGVARFLGRPLDWAMDLATFAFAWCVFLSADMALRKDRHLAVELLVRRLSPQKQQVLLMLNLVLIAFFLVLLFYFSLQMAYLTRFRSFQGIPGFSYTWVTLSVSAGSLLLLATTLGRLKRAYRAWRGFGCS is encoded by the coding sequence ATGGAAAAGAGCTCCAGAACGCTAGGCGAGAGCTGGGTGAGGCTCGAGGAAGGCCTAGCCCAGACCTTCCTAGCCCTTACGGTGGCAGTGGTCTTCCTGGGTGGGGTAGCCCGTTTTCTAGGAAGGCCGTTGGACTGGGCCATGGATTTGGCCACCTTTGCTTTTGCTTGGTGCGTGTTTCTCAGTGCGGATATGGCTTTACGAAAAGACCGTCATCTGGCGGTTGAACTCTTAGTTCGTCGCCTCTCTCCCCAAAAGCAGCAGGTTCTGCTGATGCTTAACCTTGTCCTCATAGCCTTCTTTTTGGTTCTTCTCTTCTATTTCAGCTTGCAGATGGCTTACCTGACCCGTTTTCGCAGCTTCCAGGGCATTCCCGGTTTCAGCTACACCTGGGTGACTCTTAGTGTAAGCGCCGGCAGTTTGCTTCTGCTTGCCACCACTTTAGGGCGTCTAAAGCGGGCTTATCGCGCCTGGCGGGGGTTCGGATGCTCCTAA
- a CDS encoding TRAP transporter large permease: MLLSLGVFLLLLVLGMPVVFAIAVGGLVFFLQQPSLPLTMPVQLLLSETQNFSLLAIPTFILAGNLMNELGVTRRLLQVARVLTGHMRGGLAQVSVVLSLLMGGVSGSAIADATMQARILGPEMVRRGYSAAFVAALQGFSGLIVVAIPPSIGLILYGSIGQVSIGQLFAGGIGVGALLALTYMVVVAVLARARGYQPELPQRPSARETLEALWGGLWAVLFPILLLLSLRTGVFVPSEVGAAAVVYALLVGAIYRELRWERVARAFRNSVVDIGMVAFLISASALIGYGMKWEMVPQALSQFLVGLAEDPRVALAVILLGLLLLGTILDSTVMIILLTPILVPTAKALGLDLVHFGVLMVMTSALGLLTPPVGLSMYSVCSVMRCSIESYVREGWPLFLAVCLVLLLVYLFPGIVTFLPRLLF, encoded by the coding sequence ATGCTCCTAAGCCTGGGGGTTTTTCTGCTCCTTCTAGTGCTCGGTATGCCGGTGGTCTTTGCCATTGCCGTAGGCGGGCTTGTTTTTTTTCTCCAGCAGCCCAGCCTGCCCTTGACCATGCCGGTACAGCTCCTGCTTTCGGAGACACAGAACTTTTCGCTGCTGGCCATACCTACCTTTATCCTGGCGGGCAACTTAATGAATGAGCTGGGGGTGACCCGTCGCCTGCTCCAGGTGGCCCGCGTGCTGACCGGTCATATGCGCGGTGGCCTAGCCCAGGTTAGTGTGGTCTTGAGCCTACTGATGGGTGGGGTCTCCGGTTCGGCCATCGCCGATGCCACCATGCAGGCCCGCATTTTAGGGCCAGAGATGGTACGCCGGGGTTACAGCGCCGCCTTTGTGGCGGCCCTTCAGGGTTTTAGCGGGCTTATCGTGGTGGCCATACCGCCTAGCATTGGCCTTATCCTTTATGGAAGCATCGGGCAGGTGTCTATCGGCCAGCTTTTTGCCGGAGGAATCGGGGTTGGCGCGCTATTAGCCCTGACCTACATGGTAGTGGTGGCGGTGCTGGCTCGAGCGCGAGGCTATCAGCCCGAACTACCCCAGCGTCCCTCAGCACGAGAGACCTTGGAGGCCCTTTGGGGCGGCCTTTGGGCGGTACTCTTTCCAATCCTACTCCTCCTGTCCTTGCGCACGGGAGTTTTCGTACCGTCCGAGGTGGGGGCGGCGGCAGTGGTTTACGCCCTGCTGGTAGGAGCCATCTACCGGGAGCTGCGCTGGGAGCGGGTGGCGAGGGCTTTCCGGAACTCGGTGGTCGACATCGGCATGGTGGCCTTCCTAATCTCGGCTTCGGCCTTGATCGGCTACGGCATGAAGTGGGAGATGGTTCCACAAGCGCTGTCGCAGTTCTTAGTTGGCCTGGCTGAAGATCCCCGGGTGGCCTTGGCGGTGATTTTGCTGGGACTTTTGTTGCTCGGCACCATTTTGGACTCCACGGTGATGATCATCTTGCTTACCCCCATTCTGGTGCCTACGGCCAAGGCTTTGGGTTTGGATCTAGTCCACTTCGGCGTTCTGATGGTGATGACCAGCGCCTTAGGTTTGCTCACCCCGCCGGTTGGGCTTTCGATGTACTCGGTCTGCTCAGTAATGCGCTGTTCCATAGAGTCGTATGTACGTGAAGGCTGGCCGCTGTTCTTGGCCGTCTGCTTGGTTTTGCTGTTGGTTTATCTGTTTCCAGGGATTGTGACCTTCTTGCCGCGCTTGCTCTTTTAG
- a CDS encoding SDR family oxidoreductase translates to MGKLSGKRALVIAAGQGIGRAIVKAFVDEGAEVTAATLHPEKLEGVCRAVQLDARDREALFDLVRGLQELDCLVNAQGMVPTGGLLEATDQDWEEAFLLNAKSVFWAMQAAAPGMKVRRSGCILNVASVAAFKAVPGRLVYASTKAALVALSRAAALELAPYGIRVNALCPGTVDTPSLRERAGGEEGLRVFASRQPLGRLGRPEEIAALAVYLASDEGAFATGGAFVVDGGMSL, encoded by the coding sequence ATGGGGAAGCTTTCGGGGAAGAGAGCCCTGGTGATTGCGGCAGGGCAAGGTATAGGCCGGGCCATCGTCAAGGCTTTTGTGGATGAGGGGGCCGAGGTTACAGCCGCTACCTTGCATCCTGAGAAGCTCGAGGGAGTTTGCCGGGCTGTGCAGCTAGACGCCCGGGATCGAGAAGCACTCTTCGATCTGGTCAGGGGCTTGCAGGAACTGGACTGTTTGGTGAACGCCCAGGGCATGGTGCCCACAGGGGGGCTTTTGGAAGCTACTGATCAAGACTGGGAAGAAGCTTTTCTGCTCAACGCCAAGAGCGTTTTTTGGGCTATGCAGGCGGCGGCACCTGGGATGAAGGTGCGTCGAAGCGGTTGCATTCTGAACGTGGCCTCGGTAGCTGCCTTCAAGGCGGTTCCGGGACGTTTGGTGTACGCCTCCACTAAAGCCGCGCTGGTGGCTTTAAGTCGAGCGGCGGCTCTCGAGCTAGCCCCCTATGGGATTCGGGTCAACGCTCTTTGTCCGGGCACAGTGGATACGCCTTCCTTGCGCGAGCGGGCAGGGGGAGAGGAGGGTTTGCGGGTTTTCGCCAGCCGCCAACCTCTGGGCCGCCTGGGTCGGCCAGAGGAGATAGCCGCCCTGGCGGTATACCTGGCTTCGGACGAGGGAGCGTTCGCTACCGGTGGGGCTTTTGTTGTTGATGGAGGAATGAGCCTATGA
- a CDS encoding Ldh family oxidoreductase, which translates to MRFSADALRLWAEGLLQAAGADLPSAQATAQVLLEADLKGIASHGLVRLPIYVRRLEAGLVNPRPAPRWLRDEGPLGLLDGDLGLGPRVALFSTGEVVRRVQAYGIGAVGVQRSTHFGMAGFYAERLAEAGYVGLVFSNVEPDVVPYGGRRAALGTNPLAFAAPTPQGPLVVDLATSQTAMGKVFLARARGETVPPEWGVDEEGRPTQDPHQVQALLPLGGAKGYALALMVEILAGVLTGAGVTHEVGRMYDEWSRPQNVGHLFLALDPNRFLSSEAFVERMRRLWFELKAVPPAPGFQQVFLPGEREAVLKAERLRDGIPLEAATLEALNELGRRYGQPLEVGHA; encoded by the coding sequence ATGAGGTTTTCTGCTGACGCTTTGAGGCTTTGGGCGGAAGGGCTTTTGCAGGCGGCTGGAGCCGACCTACCTTCGGCGCAGGCCACTGCTCAAGTCTTGCTGGAGGCCGATCTCAAAGGTATCGCCAGCCATGGGTTGGTGCGGTTGCCGATTTACGTTCGCCGGCTCGAGGCTGGTTTGGTCAACCCTCGTCCTGCGCCCCGCTGGCTTCGTGATGAAGGACCTTTGGGGTTGCTCGATGGCGACTTGGGACTGGGTCCTCGGGTTGCTCTTTTCTCCACAGGGGAGGTTGTGCGCCGGGTCCAAGCCTATGGGATAGGGGCGGTGGGGGTGCAGCGCAGCACCCATTTTGGCATGGCCGGTTTTTACGCAGAGCGGTTGGCTGAAGCGGGATACGTGGGCCTGGTTTTTAGCAACGTTGAGCCTGATGTGGTGCCTTATGGAGGGCGCCGGGCTGCTTTGGGTACCAATCCGCTAGCCTTTGCCGCTCCCACTCCTCAAGGGCCGCTGGTGGTTGATTTGGCCACCTCCCAGACCGCTATGGGTAAGGTCTTTCTGGCTCGAGCTCGAGGCGAGACCGTTCCGCCCGAGTGGGGCGTGGACGAGGAGGGTCGCCCCACTCAGGATCCCCACCAAGTGCAGGCCCTTCTGCCTCTAGGGGGGGCTAAGGGCTACGCTTTGGCCTTGATGGTAGAGATTTTAGCCGGTGTGCTCACCGGGGCGGGGGTCACCCATGAGGTGGGCCGGATGTATGACGAGTGGTCGCGTCCCCAGAACGTGGGCCATCTCTTTTTGGCGCTGGATCCGAACCGTTTCCTATCAAGTGAAGCTTTTGTAGAGAGGATGCGTCGGCTCTGGTTTGAGCTGAAGGCTGTTCCCCCGGCTCCAGGTTTTCAGCAGGTGTTTTTGCCTGGGGAGCGGGAGGCGGTTCTGAAGGCCGAACGTCTGCGGGATGGAATACCTTTGGAAGCCGCTACCCTTGAGGCGCTGAACGAGCTGGGCCGGCGCTACGGCCAGCCGTTGGAGGTCGGGCATGCCTGA
- a CDS encoding sugar kinase, with protein MPEVVTAGEAMALLLAPQPGYLRHQTCLELRVGGAEANLAVALARLGFRVGFVGWLGQDELGELVLQRLRAEGVDVGQVRRIEAPTGLYLRERLPGGRGRVHYHRQGSAASRMGPGAFNSAYLEGCRIFHLSGVTPALSPSAADFARWAIEEARAQGALVSLDVNYRAKLWEEAAARAWLEEALPLVDCLFLSEEDARLWGLEGEGLLSKLQALGPRQVVLKRGRSGAVALVEDCWVEAEAFLVEEVDPVGAGDAFSAGYLAGLLWGRPPAERLELGNALGALVVSVPGDYEGAPSYSELADFLKRRFVVER; from the coding sequence ATGCCTGAGGTGGTGACTGCAGGCGAGGCCATGGCGCTCCTTCTGGCTCCTCAGCCGGGGTACTTGCGCCACCAGACCTGCTTAGAACTGCGCGTTGGTGGGGCAGAGGCCAACCTGGCCGTGGCCTTGGCCCGCTTGGGCTTTAGGGTGGGGTTTGTAGGTTGGTTGGGTCAGGACGAGCTGGGGGAGTTGGTACTCCAGCGCTTGCGAGCTGAAGGGGTGGATGTGGGTCAGGTGCGGCGGATTGAGGCGCCCACAGGCCTGTACCTGCGCGAGCGCTTGCCCGGCGGGCGGGGACGGGTGCATTACCATCGTCAGGGCTCAGCGGCTTCTCGGATGGGCCCCGGAGCTTTCAATTCAGCTTACCTAGAGGGTTGCCGAATTTTTCATCTGAGCGGTGTTACGCCAGCCCTCTCACCCAGCGCGGCGGATTTTGCCCGCTGGGCGATAGAGGAGGCACGCGCCCAAGGTGCCTTAGTCAGCCTAGACGTCAATTACAGGGCCAAGCTTTGGGAAGAGGCGGCGGCAAGAGCCTGGCTGGAAGAGGCTCTGCCTTTAGTGGATTGTCTTTTCCTAAGCGAGGAAGACGCCCGGCTTTGGGGTTTAGAAGGGGAGGGTCTTCTCTCGAAGCTTCAGGCTCTGGGCCCTAGGCAGGTGGTGCTCAAGCGGGGGCGTTCTGGAGCGGTGGCCTTGGTGGAGGATTGTTGGGTGGAGGCGGAGGCCTTTTTGGTCGAGGAGGTCGATCCGGTAGGGGCTGGCGATGCTTTTTCCGCGGGCTATCTGGCCGGGCTCTTGTGGGGTAGGCCGCCTGCAGAGCGGCTCGAGCTGGGCAACGCCCTGGGTGCTTTGGTGGTATCGGTGCCGGGGGATTATGAGGGGGCTCCCTCCTATTCTGAACTGGCGGACTTCTTGAAGCGTAGGTTTGTTGTGGAGCGCTGA
- a CDS encoding SDR family oxidoreductase, protein MQRVALITGGSRGIGWALAEELLLRGFRVGIVSRNPSEAVEAFQARDLPAFAVPLDLTERPPQEAVRQVLAQAGALHVLVHAAGLNIRKPALELSYEDWRRVMYLHLDVAFLLAQAAAPYMAQTGWGRVLFIGSVTTFSGGGPVHIPAYATAKTGLLGLTRALAKEWAALGIRVNLLCPGYVKTEFTAAVWQNPAFYEPITNRIPLGRWAEPRDIARVGAFLCGEEADYLTGQAVVVDGGFLAY, encoded by the coding sequence ATGCAGCGGGTAGCTTTGATTACCGGAGGGAGCCGGGGCATCGGATGGGCCTTGGCCGAGGAACTTTTGCTCAGAGGTTTCAGGGTGGGGATCGTAAGCCGCAATCCTAGCGAAGCGGTGGAAGCTTTCCAAGCCCGCGATCTACCGGCTTTTGCCGTCCCGCTTGACCTAACCGAGCGGCCGCCTCAGGAGGCGGTGCGTCAGGTTCTGGCCCAAGCTGGAGCCTTACATGTGTTGGTGCACGCGGCAGGCCTCAACATACGCAAGCCAGCTCTGGAGCTTTCTTATGAAGATTGGCGACGGGTCATGTACCTTCACTTGGATGTGGCCTTTCTTCTAGCGCAGGCTGCAGCACCCTATATGGCCCAAACGGGTTGGGGGCGCGTCCTCTTCATCGGTTCGGTGACCACCTTTAGCGGGGGAGGGCCGGTTCACATACCGGCTTACGCCACGGCCAAAACCGGTCTTTTGGGGCTGACCCGGGCCTTGGCTAAGGAATGGGCTGCTTTGGGGATTCGGGTCAATCTTCTCTGTCCGGGCTACGTCAAAACCGAGTTTACCGCTGCGGTCTGGCAGAATCCTGCTTTTTATGAGCCCATTACCAACCGCATACCCCTAGGTCGCTGGGCGGAGCCTCGGGATATTGCCCGAGTGGGCGCTTTTCTATGCGGGGAGGAGGCCGATTACCTCACAGGTCAGGCGGTGGTAGTGGACGGAGGCTTTCTGGCTTACTGA
- a CDS encoding bifunctional 4-hydroxy-2-oxoglutarate aldolase/2-dehydro-3-deoxy-phosphogluconate aldolase: MSVQDFSRVLAQVRVVGVLRAPSVPGAVEAALAAARGGLRAIELTFTTPGVLEAMRELREQLPEGVLLGAGTVMNAQQGRSALEAGAGFLVSPHLGEDLLELAREVGVPYVPGVLTPSEVARAKGLGADVIKLFPVGSCGGVGYLKDLLGPFPNLQILATGGIRPAEVPAYLQAGALAVGLGSNLFPRGALEGGDWAAIEVATRRALEEAGVV, encoded by the coding sequence ATGAGCGTTCAGGACTTCAGTCGCGTGCTGGCCCAGGTTCGGGTGGTGGGGGTGCTGCGGGCCCCATCAGTCCCCGGTGCGGTGGAGGCCGCGCTGGCGGCGGCTCGAGGCGGCCTGCGGGCCATCGAACTCACCTTCACTACCCCAGGGGTGCTCGAGGCCATGCGCGAGTTGCGCGAGCAACTGCCCGAGGGCGTGCTGCTGGGTGCGGGCACGGTGATGAACGCGCAGCAGGGGCGCTCAGCGCTCGAGGCGGGCGCGGGGTTCCTGGTCAGCCCCCACCTGGGCGAGGATTTGCTGGAACTCGCGCGCGAAGTGGGCGTGCCCTACGTACCGGGCGTGCTCACCCCCAGCGAGGTCGCGCGGGCGAAGGGCCTGGGGGCCGACGTGATCAAACTCTTCCCCGTCGGCTCGTGCGGGGGCGTGGGCTACCTCAAGGATCTGCTGGGGCCTTTCCCCAACCTCCAGATCCTGGCCACGGGCGGCATCAGGCCCGCCGAGGTTCCGGCCTACCTGCAGGCCGGGGCCCTGGCGGTAGGACTGGGTTCCAACCTCTTCCCCAGGGGCGCGCTCGAGGGCGGCGACTGGGCTGCCATCGAAGTCGCTACCCGCCGGGCGCTGGAGGAAGCGGGGGTGGTATGA
- a CDS encoding amino acid carrier protein, with the protein MDILALNDFVNRAVYGEWMMLVFILVGLYLSFRAGFPQFSRLGIALRETFGAIRERFQSFGGQITPFQAAMVAMSATIGTGHIIGMVGAVLIGGPGAVLWMWVAYLVGMATKFAEAVLAVHFRRQYTDGSVMGGPMVYIRYGLGRRLAWLAGLFALFTAIAAFGIGNLSQAGAVGAAFAQEFNVPPAITGLLVALLVGVLLAGGIRRVARFAQVVVPLKLLLFLVGMLPLLLLHLGDIPGALALIVSSALSFQAAAGGAAGAAVSLGLAEILKAGVGRGIFANEAGLGSAAIAHAQAQVDHPVRQGFWGLTEMLVSLGVTTLMALTFIASGLWQRFLGGDRVEAARFLFAEHPLGVAVLGLMLAIFALGTMVSWGFYGEEGAAYLFGEGIRWPYRLTFVAFAFVGPLGGLAALTSVADTLNGLMAIPNLIALLALGGLVGRLVREFFGGMPWQPPEED; encoded by the coding sequence ATGGATATTCTTGCGCTAAACGATTTTGTCAACCGAGCAGTCTACGGCGAATGGATGATGCTGGTCTTCATCCTGGTGGGTCTGTATCTGTCGTTTCGCGCTGGCTTTCCCCAGTTCAGTCGGCTGGGCATTGCCCTGCGCGAGACGTTCGGGGCCATCCGGGAGCGCTTCCAGAGCTTCGGAGGTCAGATCACGCCCTTTCAGGCTGCCATGGTGGCCATGTCGGCCACCATCGGAACCGGCCACATCATCGGGATGGTGGGCGCCGTGCTAATCGGTGGGCCTGGGGCAGTGCTGTGGATGTGGGTTGCCTATCTGGTGGGCATGGCCACCAAGTTTGCCGAGGCTGTCCTGGCGGTTCATTTCCGCCGTCAGTACACCGATGGTTCGGTTATGGGCGGGCCCATGGTCTATATTCGCTATGGCCTGGGCAGGCGGTTGGCCTGGTTGGCCGGGCTATTTGCGCTATTTACAGCCATTGCCGCTTTTGGTATTGGTAACCTTTCGCAGGCGGGTGCGGTGGGTGCTGCCTTCGCACAGGAATTCAACGTGCCTCCGGCCATCACCGGCTTGCTGGTAGCCCTGCTGGTGGGGGTGCTGCTGGCTGGCGGCATTCGCCGAGTTGCCCGCTTTGCCCAGGTAGTGGTACCGCTCAAGCTACTCCTGTTTCTGGTGGGGATGCTGCCCCTGCTCTTGCTTCACCTGGGGGATATTCCCGGTGCGCTGGCCCTGATTGTCTCCTCAGCATTGAGCTTTCAGGCTGCGGCGGGGGGGGCTGCTGGGGCTGCTGTGTCGCTTGGCCTGGCCGAAATCCTCAAAGCGGGCGTTGGACGGGGCATTTTTGCCAACGAAGCAGGGCTGGGCTCGGCAGCCATAGCCCACGCCCAGGCCCAGGTAGACCACCCGGTGCGGCAGGGCTTCTGGGGCCTGACCGAGATGCTCGTGAGCCTGGGCGTAACCACCCTGATGGCCCTGACCTTTATTGCCAGTGGCCTCTGGCAGCGCTTTTTGGGGGGCGACCGGGTAGAGGCCGCCCGCTTCTTGTTTGCCGAACATCCGCTGGGGGTGGCCGTACTTGGGCTGATGCTGGCTATTTTCGCCCTGGGAACCATGGTTTCCTGGGGCTTTTATGGCGAGGAAGGGGCGGCCTATCTGTTTGGCGAGGGCATCCGCTGGCCCTACCGCCTGACCTTTGTGGCCTTTGCTTTTGTGGGGCCGCTGGGGGGTCTGGCGGCCCTGACCAGTGTGGCCGATACCCTGAACGGCCTGATGGCCATCCCCAACCTGATTGCCCTCCTGGCCCTGGGGGGGCTGGTGGGGCGGCTGGTGCGGGAGTTCTTCGGCGGTATGCCCTGGCAGCCCCCCGAAGAAGATTGA
- a CDS encoding DUF4388 domain-containing protein: protein MLSGNLAEFPLLRLLETLMGTARGGALFIEHPNFLGRIYLSGGHPVHAEAGSLRGLEALELLAGVRSAPFRYESETQAQEQSIEPSLETHQLILHQFEAWEEISLPDNWGLNLRGKGAPEKTRLSPLELAVLTYAQGQSIAKTLMNPRLSPLETAQVLSKLLRLGLLEARLYLEIRPEPLVVLSLYGGGQGVAVIDEDLYAQWQGLLGGPFRVRLRTKHQETTLRPEPRINMQGRLGLFEHDLRQLRLSRGMPVEAWPEAG from the coding sequence GTGCTCAGCGGCAACCTGGCGGAGTTTCCCCTTTTGCGGCTCCTGGAGACCCTGATGGGCACGGCCAGGGGCGGGGCTTTGTTCATTGAGCACCCCAACTTCTTGGGTCGTATCTATCTGTCTGGGGGGCATCCGGTTCATGCGGAAGCGGGTTCGCTGCGGGGTTTGGAGGCCCTCGAGCTCCTGGCGGGCGTTCGCTCCGCGCCGTTTCGTTACGAGTCCGAAACCCAAGCCCAGGAACAGAGTATTGAGCCCAGCCTCGAGACCCACCAGCTCATTCTGCACCAGTTTGAAGCCTGGGAGGAGATCAGCCTACCCGATAACTGGGGCCTGAACCTCAGGGGAAAGGGGGCTCCGGAGAAGACCAGGCTAAGCCCATTGGAGCTGGCAGTGCTAACCTACGCACAGGGGCAGAGCATTGCAAAAACCCTTATGAACCCGCGTCTTTCCCCCCTCGAGACTGCCCAGGTACTCAGCAAGCTGTTGCGGCTGGGTCTGCTCGAGGCCCGGCTGTATCTGGAAATCAGACCCGAACCCCTGGTGGTACTCTCTTTATACGGCGGAGGGCAGGGGGTGGCTGTGATAGACGAAGATTTATATGCCCAGTGGCAGGGTTTGCTAGGCGGCCCGTTTCGGGTGCGGCTGCGTACCAAGCACCAGGAGACCACCCTGCGCCCCGAGCCTCGCATTAACATGCAAGGCCGCCTGGGGCTCTTCGAGCACGATTTGCGCCAACTGCGCCTCAGCCGGGGGATGCCGGTAGAAGCCTGGCCTGAAGCCGGGTAA
- a CDS encoding alpha/beta fold hydrolase — protein MSNVLVLHGFTSHPILTMGPLSETLRKAGFNVAQPTLPGHGTRPEDLRGVRWQDWLQTAREAYLALPEPRAVVGLSMGGLLAGWLAAEHKTAALVALAPALGLKNRTAYLAPWLHFIKPWAFSTDPAEEAKRRAQSPNYPNFPTRALAQLIALQQRVPELLPRVWAPALVLEATQDDTVPQEAVRRYFDLIGGPHKEYRSYNSQHDMLLDPLAQQISNDIAAWLREKLPVQK, from the coding sequence ATGTCAAACGTACTGGTGCTGCACGGCTTTACCTCCCATCCCATCCTGACCATGGGGCCGCTATCCGAGACGCTACGAAAGGCCGGTTTCAACGTAGCCCAGCCCACCCTCCCCGGCCACGGAACCCGACCCGAAGACCTGCGGGGCGTGCGCTGGCAGGACTGGCTGCAAACAGCCCGTGAAGCCTACCTGGCGCTACCCGAACCCAGGGCGGTGGTGGGGCTTTCCATGGGAGGGCTGCTGGCGGGTTGGCTGGCCGCCGAGCACAAAACCGCCGCGCTGGTAGCCCTGGCCCCTGCCCTGGGGCTGAAGAACCGCACAGCCTACCTGGCCCCCTGGCTCCACTTCATCAAACCCTGGGCCTTCAGCACCGACCCTGCCGAAGAGGCCAAAAGACGCGCCCAAAGCCCCAACTACCCCAACTTTCCCACCAGGGCGCTGGCCCAGTTGATTGCCCTCCAGCAGCGCGTGCCGGAACTGCTGCCGCGGGTCTGGGCGCCTGCTTTGGTGCTCGAGGCCACCCAGGACGACACCGTGCCCCAAGAGGCAGTGCGTCGCTATTTTGACCTTATCGGCGGCCCCCACAAGGAGTATCGCTCCTACAACAGCCAGCACGATATGCTTCTGGATCCGCTGGCCCAGCAAATCTCCAACGACATTGCGGCCTGGCTACGGGAAAAACTCCCAGTGCAAAAATAG